A single genomic interval of Lathyrus oleraceus cultivar Zhongwan6 chromosome 7, CAAS_Psat_ZW6_1.0, whole genome shotgun sequence harbors:
- the LOC127100640 gene encoding protein ENHANCED PSEUDOMONAS SUSCEPTIBILITY 1, which translates to MPSSSTTTVSKCIIYPNQKSSIKPLKLSVSDLPMLSCHYIQKGILLSAPPYSSENLIHALKASLSIALSHFPPLAGRLTTDSDGYIYITCNDAGVDFIHSKAKHLTLNAVLSPSLIDVHPCFKEFFAYDLTVSYSGHHNPLAAIQVTELADGVFIGCTINHAVTDGTSFWHFFNTFAAVTKNTTTAVKISKSPDFTRDTVFNSTVVLPVPTGGPAVTFDVDEPIRERVFHISRESILKLKHKANSNCNSNGLTDPTELIGKQANDGWKNGNSNGRVNGNATVNGNGKTNYRNEISSFQSLSAQLWRSVTRARKLDLSKTSTFRMAVNCRHRLNPKMDTFYFGNAIQSIPTVASVKDIISNDLKFCAELLHKNVVVYDDATVHRGIEDWENNPRLFPLGNFDGAMITMGSSPRFPMYDNDFGWGKPLAIRSGKANKFDGKISAFPGREENGSVDLEVVLAPKTMAGLENDMEFMQYVTEIVV; encoded by the coding sequence ATGCCTTCATCTTCCACAACCACAGTTTCAAAATGCATTATCTACCCAAACCAAAAATCATCCATAAAACCCTTAAAACTTTCCGTTTCTGATCTTCCCATGCTTTCATGCCACTACATCCAAAAGGGTATTTTACTTTCAGCACCTCCTTATTCCTCTGAAAACCTAATCCACGCCCTCAAAGCCTCTCTCTCAATCGCTCTCTCTCACTTCCCTCCCCTCGCCGGTCGACTCACCACCGACTCCGACGGTTACATTTACATAACCTGCAACGACGCCGGCGTCGATTTCATTCACTCAAAAGCCAAACACCTTACACTAAACGCCGTCCTTTCACCTTCTCTCATAGACGTTCACCCTTGTTTCAAGGAATTCTTCGCTTACGACTTGACGGTTTCTTACTCCGGCCATCATAACCCCCTCGCCGCAATCCAAGTCACCGAACTCGCCGACGGTGTTTTCATCGGTTGCACTATTAACCATGCTGTAACCGACGGAACTTCTTTCTGGCACTTCTTCAACACGTTCGCCGCCGTCACAAAAAACACCACCACCGCTGTCAAGATCTCGAAATCTCCCGATTTCACTCGCGACACAGTTTTCAACTCCACCGTCGTTCTCCCTGTCCCCACCGGTGGCCCCGCCGTCACTTTCGACGTCGACGAGCCCATCCGTGAACGCGTCTTCCACATCTCTCGCGAATCTATTCTCAAACTCAAACACAAAGCAAACAGTAACTGTAACAGTAACGGCTTAACAGATCCAACGGAATTGATAGGAAAACAAGCAAACGACGGTTGGAAAAACGGTAACTCTAACGGTCGTGTTAACGGAAACGCAACCGTTAACGGAAACGGAAAAACAAACTATAGAAACGAGATCTCGTCGTTTCAATCGTTAAGTGCTCAACTATGGCGTTCAGTGACACGTGCGCGAAAATTAGATTTATCCAAAACGTCGACGTTTCGTATGGCTGTGAATTGTCGTCACAGATTAAACCCAAAAATGGATACGTTTTATTTCGGTAACGCGATTCAGAGCATCCCAACCGTTGCTTCGGTGAAAGATATAATATCCAACGATCTAAAATTCTGCGCGGAGCTTCTTCATAAAAACGTCGTCGTATACGATGACGCTACGGTGCACCGCGGAATAGAGGATTGGGAGAATAATCCTAGGTTGTTTCCACTAGGGAATTTCGATGGAGCTATGATAACTATGGGAAGTTCACCTCGTTTTCCTATGTACGACAATGATTTTGGTTGGGGGAAACCTTTGGCTATTCGAAGTGGAAAAGCAAATAAATTTGATGGGAAAATTTCAGCTTTTCCTGGTAGAGAAGAAAATGGAAGTGTTGATCTTGAAGTCGTTTTGGCACCTAAAACTATGGCTGGACTTGAAAACGACATGGAGTTTATGCAGTATGTTACAGAGATAGTAGTGTGA